A genome region from Jeongeupia sp. HS-3 includes the following:
- a CDS encoding Nudix family hydrolase — translation MTHARITHVAAGILLRPEGGFLLGSRPVGKPYAGYWEFPGGKLEAGETALDALKRELHEEMGIAVTAATPWLVQTFTYPHATVRLQFFRVTAWEGEPQAHEGQAFAWQTPGALNVSPILPANGPILRGLALPPALALSSAGTLGSDAWLARLDERLARGLRWLVLREPQLDPASYRELATTVLARARRHGCRVLLHGDIALAQALGADGVQLPARLAATLAKRPRGIDWLGVSAHNAAELAIAQRIGADYALIGHVRDTASHPGEPALGWDGFAALTGSGWPFPIYAIGGMSDADIATAQVHGGHGVAQLSMAWSQA, via the coding sequence ATGACCCACGCCCGCATTACCCACGTCGCCGCCGGCATCCTGCTTCGCCCGGAAGGCGGCTTCCTGCTCGGCAGTCGCCCGGTCGGCAAACCCTATGCCGGCTACTGGGAATTCCCCGGTGGCAAGCTTGAAGCTGGCGAAACCGCGCTCGACGCCTTGAAGCGCGAGCTGCACGAGGAAATGGGCATCGCCGTCACCGCGGCAACGCCGTGGCTGGTGCAGACCTTCACCTATCCGCATGCGACGGTGCGTCTGCAGTTCTTCCGCGTCACCGCCTGGGAAGGCGAACCGCAAGCGCACGAAGGCCAGGCCTTCGCCTGGCAAACCCCGGGTGCCCTGAACGTGTCGCCTATCCTGCCGGCCAACGGCCCCATCCTGCGCGGCTTGGCCTTGCCGCCGGCGCTGGCGCTATCAAGCGCCGGCACGCTTGGCAGCGACGCCTGGCTGGCCCGACTCGACGAAAGACTGGCGCGCGGCCTGCGCTGGCTGGTGCTGCGCGAGCCGCAGCTCGATCCGGCCAGCTATCGCGAACTGGCAACAACGGTGCTCGCGCGCGCGCGCCGCCACGGTTGCCGGGTGTTGCTGCATGGCGATATCGCGCTGGCGCAAGCACTCGGTGCCGACGGTGTGCAACTGCCGGCCCGACTCGCCGCAACCCTGGCAAAACGCCCGCGCGGCATCGACTGGCTCGGTGTTTCGGCGCACAACGCGGCCGAACTGGCGATCGCACAACGCATCGGCGCCGATTACGCGCTGATCGGCCACGTTCGCGATACCGCATCGCATCCGGGCGAGCCCGCACTGGGCTGGGACGGTTTCGCCGCGCTCACCGGCAGCGGCTGGCCTTTCCCGATTTACGCGATCGGCGGCATGAGCGATGCCGACATCGCGACCGCACAAGTCCACGGCGGCCACGGCGTCGCCCAACTCTCTATGGCCTGGAGCCAAGCATGA
- a CDS encoding multidrug efflux SMR transporter, producing the protein MKSYLMLGVAIVAEVIATSSLKASDGFTRLIPSIFVVLGYATAFYLLMQVMKTVPVGIAYAIWCGAGIVLVTLVASVLYKQVPDLAAWIGIALIIAGVAVIQLFSATGAH; encoded by the coding sequence ATGAAAAGTTATCTGATGCTGGGCGTGGCGATTGTCGCCGAAGTGATCGCCACCAGCAGCCTCAAGGCGTCGGACGGGTTTACCCGGCTGATTCCCAGTATTTTTGTCGTGCTTGGCTATGCGACGGCGTTCTACCTGCTGATGCAGGTGATGAAAACCGTGCCGGTCGGCATCGCCTACGCAATCTGGTGCGGCGCCGGCATCGTGCTGGTGACGCTGGTCGCCAGCGTGCTGTACAAGCAGGTGCCCGATCTGGCTGCGTGGATCGGGATTGCGCTGATCATTGCCGGCGTCGCGGTGATCCAGTTGTTCTCGGCGACCGGGGCGCACTGA
- a CDS encoding LysR family transcriptional regulator, whose protein sequence is MNWTHEQLATFVTAADAGSFSAAARRLGRAQSAVSSAIALLEASLDVALFDRSTRTPVLTDAGRVLLGEARELLRQRQHFENRAFALGSQVPGQITLALDEGLPYLPAMKLLADFAAAYPQLDVTVLNCSAAEIAEWVADGQVDAGLSFRRRGDDSAIESEPVGAVPRVIVTGIEHPLAGLSTINRNELARHRQLIVMPRTGAEDGDDDERISPQAWHSDSLYAVAELAAFGIGWAVVPRNVARYPTLAGRLVELAAGDVAFSALEVRLCWRTGRGDWPILGWLRRYLAQAVFAADDK, encoded by the coding sequence ATGAACTGGACCCACGAACAACTTGCCACCTTTGTCACCGCCGCCGACGCCGGCTCGTTTTCGGCGGCGGCACGCCGGCTGGGGCGGGCGCAATCGGCGGTCAGCAGTGCGATTGCGCTGCTCGAAGCCAGCCTCGACGTCGCACTATTCGATCGCAGCACGCGAACCCCGGTATTGACTGACGCCGGCCGCGTGCTGCTCGGTGAAGCGCGTGAACTACTGCGGCAGCGGCAACACTTCGAAAACCGCGCCTTCGCGCTCGGCAGCCAGGTGCCGGGACAGATCACGCTGGCGCTCGACGAAGGCCTGCCGTATCTGCCGGCGATGAAACTGCTCGCCGATTTCGCCGCCGCCTATCCGCAACTCGATGTCACCGTGCTGAACTGCTCGGCGGCGGAAATCGCCGAATGGGTCGCCGACGGCCAGGTCGACGCCGGCCTGTCTTTCCGCCGGCGCGGCGACGACAGCGCGATCGAGTCCGAACCGGTCGGCGCGGTACCGCGGGTGATCGTCACCGGCATCGAGCATCCGCTGGCCGGCCTGAGCACGATCAATCGCAACGAACTGGCGCGACACCGGCAACTGATCGTGATGCCGCGCACCGGTGCCGAGGATGGCGACGACGACGAACGCATCAGCCCGCAGGCCTGGCATTCGGACAGCCTGTACGCGGTCGCCGAGCTGGCGGCATTCGGCATCGGCTGGGCGGTGGTGCCGCGCAACGTTGCGCGCTACCCGACGCTGGCCGGCCGGCTGGTCGAGCTGGCGGCCGGCGATGTGGCGTTCAGCGCGCTGGAGGTGCGCTTGTGCTGGCGAACCGGCCGCGGCGACTGGCCGATACTCGGCTGGCTGCGGCGCTATCTGGCGCAGGCGGTGTTTGCCGCTGACGACAAATAA
- a CDS encoding DUF4124 domain-containing protein, with product MTKSATKPAIMRRLFAISALMLSLTAWGKVYQWRDADGRVHYSDQPPAGQTSRERTIKPNVIGNAAKPAASAPQAKGPAVVLYTNPQCGQPCALAVMLLDARSVDYEVRNPASSDAQLLDFYKATGQTQLIPPVLQVGTDIYRIWDPQLWSAALARAGYLITQR from the coding sequence TTGACCAAGTCAGCCACCAAGCCAGCCATCATGCGCCGCCTGTTCGCCATTTCCGCCCTGATGTTGTCGCTGACCGCCTGGGGCAAGGTCTACCAATGGCGCGATGCCGACGGCCGCGTCCATTACAGCGATCAGCCGCCGGCCGGGCAAACCAGCCGCGAACGTACGATCAAGCCGAACGTGATCGGCAATGCGGCCAAACCCGCCGCCAGCGCGCCACAGGCCAAGGGGCCGGCGGTGGTGCTGTACACCAATCCGCAATGCGGCCAGCCATGCGCGCTGGCGGTGATGCTGCTGGATGCCCGTAGTGTCGATTACGAAGTCCGCAACCCGGCCAGTTCCGATGCGCAGCTGCTGGATTTTTACAAGGCCACCGGCCAGACCCAGCTGATTCCGCCGGTGCTGCAGGTCGGTACCGATATCTACCGGATCTGGGATCCGCAACTGTGGTCGGCGGCGCTGGCCCGCGCCGGCTACCTTATTACCCAGCGCTGA
- a CDS encoding cytochrome c → MTRFALALIAAALLAGCSKTDPDSPGAQRQAIFKDMLRTSEALGGMIRGRSSYDAASFQAGALKLKALASAPWSHFPEFDASGPSSAGAADFHAAAQKLESAATQLAAQTGTGVTMADVRPHFAAVEESCTACHKQFRPE, encoded by the coding sequence ATGACACGTTTTGCGCTGGCGCTCATCGCAGCCGCGCTACTTGCCGGCTGCTCAAAAACCGACCCCGACTCACCGGGCGCGCAACGCCAGGCCATCTTCAAGGACATGCTCAGAACCAGCGAAGCGCTCGGCGGCATGATTCGTGGCCGCAGCAGCTACGATGCGGCCAGTTTTCAGGCCGGCGCACTCAAGCTCAAAGCACTGGCATCGGCGCCGTGGTCGCACTTTCCCGAATTCGACGCCAGCGGCCCCAGCAGCGCCGGCGCAGCTGATTTCCACGCCGCAGCACAAAAGCTGGAAAGTGCCGCCACCCAGCTCGCCGCGCAAACCGGCACCGGCGTGACCATGGCCGACGTCCGTCCGCACTTTGCTGCGGTCGAAGAATCGTGCACGGCCTGCCACAAGCAGTTCCGCCCCGAGTAA
- a CDS encoding ion transporter, which translates to MSALSAALKPSAPGWQRRLYTIIFEADTPAGKCFDVCLLVAIVLSVLTVVLDSVASIRAQWGGVFTALEWGFTLLFTAEYIVRIACVARPWRYITSPLGLIDLLSILPTYMGLFLPQSIYLTDIRVLRLLRVFRVLKLAGYLNASSAITQALAASRRKIMIFIYVMLMMAIVLGTLMFVIEGEANGFTSIPRGIYWAIVTLTTLGYGDLTPKTGLGQGLAALVTLMGYGILAVPTGIVSAEFARVRDDEKQLLRRCGACDSADHDGDARFCKACGSNLPAATPR; encoded by the coding sequence ATGTCCGCCTTATCCGCCGCGCTCAAACCGTCAGCCCCTGGCTGGCAGCGCCGTCTGTACACGATCATTTTTGAAGCCGACACGCCGGCCGGCAAGTGCTTCGACGTCTGCCTGCTGGTCGCCATTGTGCTGTCGGTGCTCACGGTGGTGCTCGACAGCGTCGCCAGCATCCGCGCGCAGTGGGGCGGGGTGTTCACGGCGCTGGAATGGGGCTTTACGCTGCTGTTCACCGCCGAATACATCGTGCGCATCGCCTGCGTCGCCAGACCGTGGCGCTATATCACCAGCCCGCTGGGCTTGATCGATCTGCTGTCCATCCTGCCGACGTATATGGGCCTGTTCCTGCCGCAGAGCATCTATCTCACCGATATCCGCGTGCTGCGGCTGTTGCGGGTGTTTCGGGTGCTCAAGCTCGCCGGCTACCTCAATGCCAGCAGCGCGATCACCCAGGCGCTGGCGGCGAGCCGGCGCAAGATCATGATCTTTATCTACGTGATGCTGATGATGGCCATCGTGCTCGGCACGCTGATGTTCGTGATCGAAGGCGAGGCCAACGGCTTTACCTCGATTCCGCGCGGCATTTACTGGGCCATCGTCACGCTGACCACGCTCGGCTACGGCGATCTGACGCCGAAAACCGGCCTCGGCCAGGGTTTGGCGGCGCTGGTGACGCTGATGGGCTACGGCATCCTCGCGGTGCCGACCGGCATCGTCTCGGCCGAGTTCGCGCGGGTGCGCGACGACGAAAAACAGTTGTTACGCCGCTGTGGTGCTTGCGATTCGGCCGATCACGATGGCGATGCGCGCTTCTGCAAGGCCTGCGGCAGCAACCTGCCTGCCGCGACCCCGCGTTAG
- a CDS encoding methyl-accepting chemotaxis protein, whose product MTISARLVLTFAIALFSLLFIGGFGLWQLKQAQQRFDEVQIRSLASFTELNSAKDGVDSLRLSAYKHVLSTNAAEQQRWQKDIDQRLVTVDTALQNYAKTYVFDAEDQRLLAADKAGWAAYRTQLATALEHSRARDLDGARLALNQNRGSKLHQILNTHIEHNMREAAALAATNAAAYEHTMRWTIGVVLACLLLTAVLAGQLFAHIRTGLSAIQHTLRHVAETLDFTQRVRAQRNDEIGLTATAFNRLLDRLQANLKSMMALASEVAGSARTLNESAEQVSTAASSQSEASASIAATVEEMTVSVSQVAERATDARQMAAQSGQLAASGSATVSQTVQDIRSIADAVQTAAATIRELEAHSAEVSSVVQVIKEVADQTNLLALNAAIEAARAGENGRGFAVVADEVRKLAERTTQSTQQIADTIEAMRLSAASANDKMLSAETYARDGVERVDATDSAIHRIGESAGATADVVGEIALSIREHGAASNTIAGQIERIAQMAEQASAAAERSRSSAHSLDQLAAQQMQTLQQYAL is encoded by the coding sequence ATGACCATCTCAGCCCGGCTGGTTCTCACCTTTGCCATCGCCTTGTTTTCCCTGCTGTTCATCGGCGGCTTCGGACTCTGGCAACTGAAGCAGGCGCAACAGCGTTTCGACGAAGTCCAGATCCGCAGCCTTGCCAGCTTCACCGAACTGAATAGCGCCAAGGATGGTGTCGACAGCCTGCGTCTTTCGGCCTACAAGCATGTACTGAGCACCAACGCCGCCGAGCAGCAACGCTGGCAGAAGGACATCGACCAGCGTCTGGTCACGGTCGATACCGCACTGCAAAATTATGCAAAAACCTATGTGTTCGATGCCGAAGACCAGCGCCTGCTGGCCGCCGACAAGGCTGGCTGGGCCGCCTATCGCACGCAGCTGGCCACCGCGCTGGAGCACTCGCGTGCTCGCGATCTGGACGGTGCCCGCCTCGCGCTGAACCAGAATCGCGGCAGCAAGCTGCACCAGATACTGAATACGCATATCGAACACAATATGCGGGAAGCCGCAGCGCTGGCGGCGACCAATGCCGCCGCCTACGAGCACACCATGCGCTGGACCATCGGCGTGGTGCTCGCCTGCCTGCTGCTGACCGCCGTCCTCGCCGGCCAACTGTTCGCCCACATCCGCACCGGTCTGTCGGCGATTCAGCACACACTCAGACACGTCGCCGAAACGCTCGACTTCACCCAGCGCGTTCGCGCGCAGCGCAATGACGAAATCGGCCTGACCGCGACGGCATTCAATCGCCTGCTCGACCGCCTGCAAGCCAACCTCAAATCGATGATGGCGCTCGCCAGCGAGGTCGCCGGCTCGGCACGTACGCTCAACGAATCGGCGGAACAGGTGTCCACTGCTGCCAGCTCACAAAGCGAGGCATCGGCCAGTATCGCCGCCACGGTCGAGGAAATGACCGTCAGTGTCAGCCAGGTCGCCGAACGCGCCACCGATGCCCGGCAGATGGCCGCGCAATCGGGTCAACTGGCCGCCTCCGGCTCGGCCACCGTCAGCCAGACGGTGCAGGACATCCGCAGCATCGCCGATGCGGTGCAAACCGCCGCAGCCACCATCCGCGAGCTCGAAGCGCACAGCGCCGAAGTCAGCTCGGTGGTACAGGTGATCAAGGAGGTCGCCGACCAGACCAATCTGCTGGCGCTGAATGCTGCGATCGAAGCCGCCCGCGCCGGGGAAAACGGTCGCGGTTTCGCCGTCGTCGCCGACGAAGTACGCAAGCTGGCCGAGCGCACGACCCAGTCGACGCAGCAGATCGCCGACACCATCGAGGCCATGCGCCTCAGCGCCGCCAGTGCCAACGACAAGATGCTGTCCGCCGAAACCTACGCCCGTGACGGGGTCGAGCGGGTCGATGCCACCGACTCGGCCATCCACCGGATCGGCGAATCTGCCGGCGCCACCGCGGACGTCGTCGGTGAAATCGCCTTGTCGATCCGCGAGCACGGCGCGGCCAGCAATACCATCGCCGGCCAGATCGAACGGATCGCGCAAATGGCCGAGCAGGCCAGCGCCGCCGCCGAGCGCAGCCGCAGCAGCGCGCACTCGCTCGACCAGCTGGCCGCGCAGCAGATGCAGACACTGCAGCAATACGCGCTGTGA
- the xth gene encoding exodeoxyribonuclease III, giving the protein MQFATWNVNSLKVRLPQVLDWLASRPELTALALQETKLEDHNFPQAEIEAAGFHVVYAGQKTYNGVAIISRVPIDEVVVNIPGFDDPQKRVITATIAGVRFICAYIPNGQALDSDKYPYKLGWLEALTAWLKTELLQHPQLILAGDYNIAPEDRDVHDITKWEGGVLVSPAEREAFGKLVALGLTDAFRAFEQPEKSFTWWDYRMLGFRRNAGLRIDHLLVTATLAAKLTACEIDKEPRKNERPSDHTPVLAVFGD; this is encoded by the coding sequence ATGCAATTTGCCACCTGGAACGTCAACAGCCTGAAAGTGCGCCTGCCGCAGGTGCTCGACTGGCTCGCCAGCCGTCCCGAGCTGACCGCGCTGGCGCTGCAGGAAACCAAACTCGAAGACCACAACTTCCCGCAGGCCGAGATCGAAGCCGCTGGTTTTCATGTCGTCTACGCCGGGCAGAAAACCTATAACGGCGTCGCCATCATCAGCCGCGTGCCGATCGACGAGGTGGTGGTCAATATTCCCGGCTTCGACGATCCGCAAAAGCGCGTGATCACCGCCACCATCGCCGGCGTGCGCTTTATCTGCGCCTATATCCCCAACGGCCAGGCGCTTGATTCGGACAAATACCCGTACAAGCTCGGCTGGCTGGAAGCACTGACCGCATGGCTCAAGACCGAGCTGCTACAGCACCCGCAACTGATTCTCGCTGGCGATTACAACATCGCGCCGGAAGATCGCGACGTCCACGACATCACAAAATGGGAAGGCGGCGTGCTGGTGTCGCCGGCCGAGCGCGAAGCGTTCGGCAAGCTCGTCGCGCTGGGGCTGACCGATGCCTTCCGGGCGTTCGAGCAACCGGAAAAATCGTTTACATGGTGGGATTACCGAATGCTCGGCTTCCGCCGCAATGCCGGGCTGCGCATTGACCACTTACTGGTGACGGCAACACTGGCGGCCAAGCTGACGGCTTGCGAGATCGATAAAGAGCCGCGCAAGAACGAACGCCCTTCCGACCACACGCCGGTACTCGCCGTCTTCGGCGACTGA
- a CDS encoding Crp/Fnr family transcriptional regulator codes for MDKAKLLSGSSLFCELSHDELAGLAMHAQPRSVRAKEIIVAQGDGGDAMYAVLHGRLKVLRTSDEGREATLAILEAGEVFGEVAMLDGGPRTASVEALEPCELLVLRRDAVMQHLESHPKVMRQLIAALCHRLRGADELLQDTLFLPLPQRLAKTLRQLGAQHGSDRDGSVLIDLKLTQQEIANLVGASRESVNKQLNVWVDDGLIALEGGYVRLIEPDKLPK; via the coding sequence ATGGATAAGGCCAAACTGTTGTCGGGCAGCAGCCTGTTTTGCGAGCTGTCGCACGATGAGCTCGCCGGACTCGCCATGCATGCGCAGCCGCGCAGCGTGCGCGCCAAGGAAATCATCGTCGCCCAGGGCGACGGTGGTGACGCGATGTATGCGGTGCTGCACGGCCGGCTCAAGGTATTGCGCACCAGCGATGAGGGCCGCGAGGCCACGCTGGCGATTCTGGAAGCCGGCGAAGTATTCGGCGAAGTCGCCATGCTCGACGGCGGCCCGCGTACCGCCAGCGTTGAAGCACTGGAGCCGTGCGAGCTGCTGGTGCTGCGCCGCGACGCGGTGATGCAGCATCTGGAATCACACCCGAAGGTGATGCGCCAGCTGATCGCCGCCCTGTGCCACCGGCTGCGCGGTGCCGACGAGCTTTTGCAGGACACGCTGTTTCTGCCGCTGCCGCAACGGTTGGCCAAGACCTTGCGCCAGCTCGGCGCGCAGCACGGCAGCGATCGTGATGGTAGCGTATTGATCGATCTGAAACTGACCCAGCAGGAAATCGCCAACCTCGTCGGCGCCAGCCGCGAGAGCGTCAACAAACAACTCAATGTGTGGGTCGACGATGGCTTGATCGCGCTGGAGGGCGGCTACGTCAGGTTGATCGAACCGGACAAGCTGCCCAAGTAA
- a CDS encoding OmpA family protein, with protein MAFNLIEVLQGAAGPVLTGFASKALGMDAATASSVIGQVLPALVGGVVKQAGDPQAARGLFDLISGPKVDGGLLQSPTVLAGDDNVLAGVVESGRQFLPALLGGQADSVAGAIATKAGVSAGSATSLLALGAPMLLSLLKSKLGQTGGGYAGFLGILGEQKGWLEKLLDGPLLQALGVGSFAGLFGGLTSHAGAALGAVADAGDAAKRKIGGAVESAEAAVKSRVPRWLWWLLPLLILAFIALRYCGTPKVPDIPEVDVKTPVASMVASAPALFKLAGIEIDVQFGTDSAAIEPKYHASLDKLASELKASGKQGEIAGHTDNVGDASHNKALSEQRAAAVRNYLIAKGVPPDTLTAVGYGDSRPLADNSSEDGKRQNRRIEFVAN; from the coding sequence ATGGCGTTCAATCTGATTGAGGTTTTGCAAGGCGCAGCGGGGCCGGTTCTGACCGGTTTTGCCAGCAAGGCACTGGGCATGGATGCCGCGACGGCCAGTTCGGTGATCGGGCAGGTCTTGCCCGCGCTGGTCGGCGGGGTGGTCAAGCAGGCCGGGGATCCACAAGCGGCGCGCGGTTTGTTTGATCTGATCTCCGGCCCCAAGGTTGATGGGGGCCTGTTGCAAAGCCCGACCGTGCTGGCTGGTGACGACAACGTGCTGGCCGGTGTTGTGGAAAGCGGCAGGCAATTTCTGCCCGCGCTACTGGGCGGGCAGGCCGATAGCGTTGCCGGTGCGATCGCGACCAAGGCCGGGGTATCGGCGGGTTCGGCAACCTCCTTGCTGGCGCTGGGGGCACCGATGCTGCTGTCCTTGCTCAAGTCCAAACTGGGGCAGACCGGCGGTGGCTATGCGGGCTTCCTGGGCATTCTGGGTGAGCAGAAGGGCTGGCTGGAAAAACTGCTTGATGGCCCGCTGTTGCAGGCGCTCGGGGTGGGCAGTTTTGCCGGATTGTTCGGCGGCCTGACTTCGCATGCCGGCGCGGCGCTGGGCGCGGTGGCCGATGCTGGCGATGCGGCCAAGCGCAAGATTGGCGGCGCGGTCGAGTCGGCCGAGGCCGCCGTGAAATCTCGCGTACCGCGCTGGTTATGGTGGCTGCTGCCCTTGCTGATACTGGCCTTTATCGCATTGCGCTACTGCGGCACCCCCAAGGTTCCCGATATCCCCGAGGTTGACGTCAAGACACCGGTGGCATCCATGGTGGCCAGCGCACCGGCGCTGTTCAAACTCGCCGGTATTGAGATTGATGTGCAGTTTGGCACTGATAGTGCGGCGATCGAGCCGAAATACCATGCTTCGCTGGACAAGCTGGCCAGTGAGCTGAAGGCCAGTGGCAAGCAGGGCGAGATCGCCGGGCATACCGACAACGTGGGCGACGCATCGCACAACAAGGCGTTGTCCGAGCAACGTGCTGCGGCGGTACGCAATTACCTGATCGCCAAGGGTGTGCCGCCCGATACGCTGACTGCGGTGGGTTACGGTGATAGCCGACCGCTGGCCGACAACAGCAGCGAGGACGGCAAGCGTCAGAACCGGCGCATCGAATTCGTCGCCAACTGA
- a CDS encoding YoaK family protein, whose protein sequence is MPAGLIWGEASKRSICHAGRIDGKVEAAMKWMHALVGRERTREADQTLGLSLAFVAGAANAGGFLAVGQYTSHMSGIVSAMADQLVLGNLKLLLAGLGAFICFAAGAATSSLLINWARRRRMHSEYALSLLLEAVLMLGFGLLGGWLSKLSGFFLPFTVMWLCYLMGLQNAIVTKLSSKRIRTTHVTGLVTDIGIELGRLLYWNRHSDAAGMPRVVADRSLLALNLGLLSLFFSGGIVGAWAFQRAGFVATVPLALFLLLLAVMPVWEDVQVRGRLLRLRYSRR, encoded by the coding sequence ATGCCTGCCGGGTTGATCTGGGGCGAAGCGTCCAAGCGCTCGATCTGCCACGCTGGCAGGATTGACGGCAAGGTGGAGGCGGCGATGAAGTGGATGCATGCACTGGTGGGGCGGGAGCGCACGCGCGAGGCCGACCAGACGCTGGGCCTGTCGCTCGCCTTTGTCGCCGGAGCCGCCAACGCCGGTGGTTTTCTGGCGGTCGGTCAATATACCTCGCATATGTCGGGCATCGTCTCGGCCATGGCCGATCAGCTGGTGCTGGGGAATCTGAAACTGCTGCTGGCCGGGCTGGGTGCTTTCATCTGTTTCGCTGCGGGTGCGGCAACCTCATCGTTGTTGATCAACTGGGCGCGGCGGCGGCGTATGCACAGCGAGTACGCGCTTTCCTTGCTGCTCGAAGCCGTGTTGATGCTCGGGTTTGGTTTGCTGGGTGGCTGGCTCAGTAAACTCAGCGGCTTCTTCTTGCCGTTTACGGTGATGTGGTTGTGCTATCTGATGGGCTTGCAGAACGCCATCGTTACCAAGTTATCAAGCAAGCGGATTCGCACCACCCACGTTACCGGGCTGGTCACCGATATCGGTATCGAACTCGGTCGCCTGCTGTACTGGAACCGCCATAGCGATGCTGCGGGGATGCCGCGCGTGGTGGCCGACCGTAGCTTGCTGGCGCTCAATCTTGGCTTGTTGAGCTTGTTTTTCTCGGGCGGGATTGTCGGCGCGTGGGCGTTTCAGCGTGCCGGTTTTGTTGCCACTGTGCCGCTGGCGTTGTTCCTGTTGCTGCTGGCGGTGATGCCGGTGTGGGAGGACGTACAAGTGCGCGGGCGCTTGCTCAGGCTGCGGTATTCGCGCCGCTGA
- a CDS encoding hotdog fold thioesterase encodes MPIWFRPFVPADLDAMCANTAVEHLDIRFTEVGDDYVVATMPVDHRTVQPMRLLHGGVSCVLAETLGSLASNLIVDTSTHLAVGTEINASHVRSASSGRVTGTARPIRLGQSQHVWEIRIDDEAGRLISIARLTNAIIQRP; translated from the coding sequence ATGCCGATCTGGTTTCGCCCGTTTGTCCCTGCCGATCTCGATGCGATGTGCGCCAATACCGCGGTCGAGCATCTGGATATCCGTTTCACCGAAGTGGGTGACGATTATGTGGTGGCCACCATGCCGGTCGATCACCGTACGGTGCAGCCGATGCGGCTGCTGCACGGCGGGGTGTCCTGCGTGCTGGCCGAAACGCTAGGCAGCCTGGCGAGCAATCTGATCGTTGATACGTCGACCCATCTCGCCGTTGGCACCGAGATCAACGCCAGCCATGTGCGTTCGGCGTCGAGCGGCCGGGTGACCGGTACGGCGCGGCCGATCCGCTTGGGCCAAAGCCAGCATGTCTGGGAAATCCGCATTGACGATGAGGCGGGGCGTTTGATCAGCATCGCCCGGCTGACCAACGCGATCATCCAGCGGCCTTAG
- a CDS encoding VOC family protein, with protein sequence MRQRLNLILLGVADVQKSVDFYQALGWQRSKAGSEGFALFDLGGIALAIQSRTAFAKDANFDQPQGSGFAGFALAYIARTADDVYRVMQKAEALGATIVKPAVANQWGHAGYFRDPDGHLFEVLYEDGWKFDQHDNLIL encoded by the coding sequence ATGCGTCAGCGCCTTAATCTGATCCTGCTTGGCGTTGCCGATGTACAAAAATCGGTCGACTTCTATCAGGCGCTCGGCTGGCAACGATCGAAGGCCGGCTCGGAAGGCTTTGCCCTTTTTGATCTGGGTGGCATCGCGCTGGCGATCCAGTCGCGCACAGCCTTCGCCAAGGATGCCAATTTCGATCAGCCGCAGGGCAGCGGTTTTGCCGGTTTTGCCTTGGCGTATATCGCACGAACAGCCGACGACGTGTACCGGGTGATGCAGAAGGCCGAAGCACTCGGCGCGACCATCGTCAAACCCGCGGTCGCCAATCAATGGGGCCATGCCGGTTATTTTCGCGACCCTGATGGGCATCTGTTCGAGGTGCTGTATGAGGATGGCTGGAAGTTCGATCAGCACGACAATCTTATTCTGTAA
- a CDS encoding lytic transglycosylase domain-containing protein, translating to MKKISLALVLAVFAGAAFAGAQREEALSSSVQSAMSRAIGDGAKARLIFATQAEADAWLAEMSARLTKRIPDEFMRRKLLIAVQYEATRAGLDPQLVLGLIHIESGFNRYAISPVGARGLMQVMPFWQRQIGASDQNLLDVNTNLRYGCTILRHYLDIENGDLFRALGRYNGSLGRAEYPNLVYGAWKNYAWSGTGNSVAQR from the coding sequence ATGAAAAAAATCTCCCTCGCGCTCGTTCTTGCCGTGTTCGCCGGCGCGGCCTTTGCCGGTGCGCAGCGCGAAGAAGCGCTGTCGTCGTCGGTGCAATCGGCGATGTCGCGCGCCATTGGCGACGGTGCCAAGGCCCGGCTGATTTTTGCTACCCAGGCCGAGGCCGATGCATGGCTGGCCGAGATGAGTGCCCGGCTCACCAAGCGGATTCCGGATGAATTCATGCGTCGCAAGCTGCTGATCGCGGTGCAGTACGAGGCCACGCGCGCCGGGCTTGATCCGCAACTGGTGCTGGGCTTGATCCATATCGAGAGCGGCTTCAACCGCTACGCGATCAGCCCGGTCGGCGCGCGCGGGCTGATGCAGGTGATGCCGTTCTGGCAGCGGCAGATCGGCGCATCCGACCAGAACCTCCTGGACGTGAACACCAACCTGCGCTACGGCTGCACCATTTTGCGTCACTATCTTGATATCGAAAACGGCGATCTGTTTCGGGCGCTGGGCCGCTATAACGGCAGCCTCGGCCGCGCCGAATATCCGAACCTTGTCTACGGGGCGTGGAAAAACTATGCGTGGAGCGGGACGGGCAATAGCGTCGCGCAGCGTTGA